Genomic DNA from Hordeum vulgare subsp. vulgare chromosome 2H, MorexV3_pseudomolecules_assembly, whole genome shotgun sequence:
ATAGATTCTTGAGTCCATGCGCCTGCAAATAAAAGTATTGCAAGTCAGCAAACTTCCCATACCATCAGGCAGTGTGAAGTATAAGTGGCGACGAAGTTTATTGACCTACCATGAGGCAATGTGTTGATGGCAACTCCCAGGCATGGAAGTACTTTGACCATTGCACGTCGGCGTAACGTCCCTCGATCACGTGACTGTCCCAGTTACCGCCACAGTCCAATATCTCTAGAGGTTGACAACTTAACACAACCCCCAGATCAAAGTCGATGGAGAAAATTCTCTTGTCTTGACAAAAATAGACTATGTGGGGATATATGGGATCAATTAGAGAAATTACGGGCTTCATCTTCAGGAGATTGTGGGCTATATAGCTGTCATTGATGAAGATACTCAACGAAAATTCCAATTCGTACAGCTCTTTCCAGTCTTCATCCCCATCCTCATCGATCTCCAATGTGTACATTGTAACAACAGGAGACTCGTGAGGGCCGTGGACCACCAGATATCTCAACTTCCCAGCGCTGACCCTCCCACATTGTTCTTTCTCAATGGCATAATCCGCAAATGACACAGTTAGAACTATCGGTATCACGGTATGCTTCAAATGCGGCTTGGTCAGGAATGGATTGCAATGGAACAAGCCATGATTAGGAACAAACCACCATAGCTCACCATCATAAACAACCACGCTGTTACAGTTCCACGGCCATCGTGTCTTATGGGCGTGAGAATAATCCAACGTCTTGGTGAGCCACTGTCTACAACCAGTGTCAATGCAGAAGAGGGCTGGCGGCTCAGAACTTAGAACTTGGGGCAGCAGAAGCTCGGCCACGATGAGACGACTTGAATCAAGACGATGCGTCAGAATCCCCACAAGATTTATGTCAATTGTGTGCTTTGTGGACGGGAGTAATACAGAATCCTCCTTGTATATGTTGCACAAATGAAACCATTGCCTCGGCTCTGTATCCATAGTGACTATGATTTCTGAGCCTTTGATTTCTGCTTTCCCTTTTGGAAGACGATGGGAGCCTAACAGCAAAAGTACTCCTGCTGGTGTGGTACAAATGATCACTGGACAATCAATGGTGGGTGGCATGATGCATACTCGCCTTGAGATGACAGGAATGGTCACTATTGGTGGTATCTCAAATGTGCACGCCGCATCCTGTCCCTTCCGAAACTGGTTGCTAGGTTCCACCCGCGGCAGAGCGGCAAGCATGACCCAGTTAGGAGGGCGTGGCTGCTGAATTGCATCTACTGGTACTATCTGTTGCCTCCAGGCATGAAAGAAATGGGAGCAGATGTCAGTTGCAATTGGAAACTCAACATCGACATTCTGAGATTGAAGAACTTTGAGGTCAAGCATGTCAATGGAGAACATTCTGCTTTCATGAAGTAAAAACAGGACCACGGGATTCAGTGGATGCACAAGGGCAATCACAGGTAACATTTTCTTGAGCCCTTGGTTCTGGTAGCTTAGGGCAGACCATATATCACTCATGGGCACTGAGTATTCCGATCTCCATACTCCTGCCACTGAATCAGTCAACGACCACATCTCCACCGTCGGAATGCCGAACCGACAATACAACAGTACATAGCGGATCATCCCAGAGCTTTCACTTACACAGCTTAGCTTCTCAATACTGCCGCTTTGCAAAGCACTGTAACCTTGAGGGACTGGAAGGCGAACATGTTTGAGAAATCGTGACTCTGGATCAAACAGGTTGCATGTAACCAATCGTTGTGTCAAGCTCACCCACCACAAGCTCCCGTTGTGGGAGATGACACGGTCTGTCACCCAGTTTaacacattcacatcacaagggaTGGGGAATCTGACTGGTCTTTGCTTCCACACGCCATCATCAGTGGAATGGGTCCAGAGAGTTGCACCAATCTGTTGACTACGCTGATGGAGTGCATCAACCACATGTAGATGGGGACTCCCAGGAAGGCTGATCAGACCAAAATCTCTCCGGTGAACTTCCTCGGGGCAGTCGGAAATGATGGCCGCGACGCCACTGTTGGGATAATAGAGGAAGTAGGAAGGGTGGTGAAACCT
This window encodes:
- the LOC123429854 gene encoding uncharacterized protein LOC123429854, whose protein sequence is MSDIWSALSYQNQGLKKMLPVIALVHPLNPVVLFLLHESRMFSIDMLDLKVLQSQNVDVEFPIATDICSHFFHAWRQQIVPVDAIQQPRPPNWVMLAALPRVEPSNQFRKGQDAACTFEIPPIVTIPVISRRVCIMPPTIDCPVIICTTPAGVLLLLGSHRLPKGKAEIKGSEIIVTMDTEPRQWFHLCNIYKEDSVLLPSTKHTIDINLVGILTHRLDSSRLIVAELLLPQVLSSEPPALFCIDTGCRQWLTKTLDYSHAHKTRWPWNCNSVVVYDGELWWFVPNHGLFHCNPFLTKPHLKHTVIPIVLTVSFADYAIEKEQCGRVSAGKLRYLVVHGPHESPVVTMYTLEIDEDGDEDWKELYELEFSLSIFINDSYIAHNLLKMKPVISLIDPIYPHIVYFCQDKRIFSIDFDLGVVLSCQPLEILDCGGNWDSHVIEGRYADVQWSKYFHAWELPSTHCLMAHGLKNLCTE